The Prosthecodimorpha staleyi genome contains a region encoding:
- a CDS encoding gp16 family protein yields MTTTKQQLAMVHIAKKQLALTDEDYRAILVRLTGKDSSRDCSTEDLDRVLGEFKRLGWTPKAKPNAFSDRPYVRKIYALWNEAGRVGAVENASKEALRAFTARQTGKAAPEFLTPVQANSVSEALKAMIARRG; encoded by the coding sequence ATGACCACGACCAAGCAACAGCTCGCGATGGTCCACATCGCCAAGAAGCAGCTCGCCCTGACCGACGAGGACTATCGGGCGATCCTGGTGCGGCTGACCGGCAAGGACAGTTCGCGCGACTGCTCCACTGAGGACCTCGACCGGGTGCTTGGCGAATTCAAGCGCCTCGGCTGGACACCGAAGGCGAAACCGAACGCCTTTTCGGATCGACCCTATGTCCGGAAAATCTATGCGCTGTGGAATGAGGCCGGCCGCGTCGGCGCCGTCGAGAACGCTTCGAAGGAAGCTCTGAGAGCCTTCACGGCGCGTCAGACCGGCAAGGCCGCGCCGGAGTTCCTGACCCCGGTGCAGGCGAACAGCGTGTCGGAAGCCCTCAAGGCCATGATCGCGAGGCGGGGATGA